One Nitrospirota bacterium genomic window, ACAGGGCAGGTTGAACCAGAAAGAATATTTCTCATCGAACCCCGTACCCTCCAACCGGAGAAAAAAGAAAATCAAAAGGCCAGCAGGGTTGAATTCAATTTAAATTAGACATTATACAAAACGGGTATCTGCTGCAAACTTATCACTGGTGTAATCACTTGCTCGTTTCTTCCTGCTTCATGGGTACTTCGCCAGTATCTACCGGAGTATGGTCAGGAGTTGGATTTTCAATAATTACCTCCTCCTGTATTTCCTCATATACAGGTATCACGATACCACGCCTCACCATGACATTATATATTACATTAGAGCGGTTAACGACATAGCGCTGGCCGCCTGAAGGATTGTATTTGATTGGATTTGGAAGTACTGAGGCCAGTCTTGCTGCCTCAAGCGGGTCGAGGTCAGCTGCGCTTTTGCCAAAATAATGCCTCGCTGCGGACTCCGCACCAAAAATCCCGTCACCCCATTCCACTACATTCAGGTAGATCTCCAGTATCCTTCTTTTTGACAAGGCCCGTTCTATCCTCCATGTTATTATGGCCTCTCTGATTTTTCTGATTATAGACTTTTCAGGTGTAAGATAAAGATTCTTGGCAAGCTGCTGGCTTATCGTTGAACCGCCTGCCTTAAATCTCCCTGCCTTAATATTCTTCTCAACTGCCTTTTGTATGGCCTCGTAGTCAAAGCCATCATGGCTCCAGAACTTATCATCTTCAGCAATCAGTACAGCCTTTATCAGGTACGGTGATATCCTTGAAACGGGGACCCATGCCTGGGATATTCTTTTCTTATTTCCTGTTTTCTTCCACTGCGCAATTCTGTATTCCATCATAGAGGATATCTTAGGGTTTTTCTTTTTTAACCCGGACACATTGGGGATGAAGAAAATGTAGACTAAAGAGATAGAAATAAAAGATATGAGAATGATGTATAAGATCTTTTTCATTATCGCGCCTATTTTGTCATGTTTTTTGCTGATTGACAAATGCCCTGGGATTGTTTAAAAATTACATAGGATTAACAACAAGGAGAGCGCATGGTACCTACTATAGAATGGAAGAATGGCATTGTAAGTATGCTCGATCAGACTAAACTGCCTGTTGAGGTAGTATACTTCGAGTGCAAGACCTATCAGGACGTTGCCAGAGGGATAAAAGAGCTTATCATAAGGGGTGCACCGGCTATCGGCGTTGCTGCTGCAATGGGGATTGCCCTTGGAGTCAGGGATATAAAGGCGAATGATTTTGCAGGTTTTTACAGTGAGATGGAAAAGATATGCAGTCATATAGGATCAACAAGACCCACTGCAGTCAATCTGTTCTGGGCGATTGAACGGATGAAGAAGATTGCGGCCGTAAATAAGGAAAAGCCAATCAATACAATAAAGGATATCCTGTTAGAGGAGTCTGGCAGGGTCTTGACAGAAGATATAGAGGCAAATATGGCAATGGGCAGACATGGCTCCAGCTTCATTAAAACCGGCGATACTATCCTGACACACTGTAATGCAGGGGCGCTTGCAACCGCCGGATATGGGACAGCGCTTGGAGTAATAAGGGCAGCTAAAGAGGAAGGCAAGGATATAAAAGTATTTGCAGATGAGACAAGACCAGTACTTCAGGGGGCCAGGCTTACTGCCTGGGAACTTATGGAAGATGGAATTAATGTCACACTGATCACCGATAATATGGCCGGTTATTTTATGAAAAAAGGGATGATAAATCTATGCATCGTGGGTGCGGACCGCATAGCAAGAAACGGGGATGCGGCCAACAAGATCGGGACTTATAGTGTTGCAGTGCTGGCCCGAGAGCATGGCATACCATTCTATGTAGCAGCGCCCGTGTCAACCATAGACTTTAATATCCCGTCAGGGGATCATATCCCTATCGAGGAAAGAAACCCTGAAGAGGTCAGCCATGTATTTGGCAAGGTTCAGATTGCCCCTGCAAAGGTTAACATTGCAAACCCTGCGTTTGATGTCACCCCTGCTAAATACATAACAGCAATTATTACAGAGAAGGGGGCATTTAAGCCTCAGGATATTTGTAAGCTGGCGCCGAAGCAATAAGGCACGGGAAATCCCAACCTACACCTCACCCTCGCTCCTTCGACTCCTCTCAGGAGGGTATTTTGCACAGCTACCTTGACTATACCACACTCAAGTCTTATTATATTACTATTACTATATAGATTGAAAAGGATGGTATAAATGGCTAAGAGAGATTACTATGATGTTCTGGGTGTCAGCAGGGATGCTGATGAAAAACAGTTGAAAAAGGCATTCAGAAAGTTTGCCCGAAAACACCATCCTGACCTCAACCCTAACGATAAAGGGGCTGAGCAGCGTTTCAAAGAGGTAAATGAGGCGTATGAGATTTTAAGTGACCCTGCAAAGCGTAAACAGTATGACGCCTATGGTCATGCTGCCTTCGATGCCGGATTCCAGGGAAGTGAAGGGTTCCGGACACAAACGAGCGGTTTTGATCCCAGGGCTGCTCAGGACAGGGGTTTTGGCTCAATCTTCGAGGATATCTTTGGAGACGTATTCAGCGGGCGCAGGGGGGCACAGCCTGCCCCTGAAACCGGAAGGGATTTACAATATAACCTGGAGATTGACCTGAGAGATGCATATCACGGCACATCTACGTATGTAAATATTCAGAAAGAGAGCCCGTGTGATCGCTGCTCCGGTACCGGCGATGAACCGGGAGCAGCCAGGACCACCTGTAAGAATTGTAAGGGAAAAGGAACAATAGACATCGGCACGGGATCTATGCGGTACCCATCCACATGTCCTCAATGCAATGGCCGGGGCCGAACCATTACTCCCTGTTCTTCTTGTGGTGGAAGAGGGACTAAACTGAAAACAGAACAAATAATGGTGAAGATACCCCCGGGGGTTGATAACGGGACAAAGGTGCGTGTTACGGGAAAAGGAGGCGCTGGCTTAAGAGGAGGCAGGAGCGGAGACCTTTTCATAGTAACATCAATACGCCCGGACAGGTTCTATGAGCGCAAGGGAGATGACCTCTACTGCGATGTGCCGGTTACAGTTAGTGAAGCCGCACTAGGGGCTAAGATTGAGGTCCCAACAATGGATGGCACGGCCTCAATGACCATACCCTCCGGCACACAGGGAGGCCAGTTGTTCAGGCTGAAAGGGAAAGGGATGCCGCACCTGAAAGGAGGAGGCAGCGGGGACCAGTATGTGAAGGTCACAATGTCTATCCCAAAGAATTTAACGGATGAGGACAAGGGGCTTTTCAAAAAAATCTCCGAACTTTATAAGGAAAACCCCAGAGATAAAATACTTAGGAGCAGATAAGGTGCTTAGAGATGACATAGATACGCCGCTTTATATGATAGGGATCGTTGCTCAGATGTTATCCATACATCCGCAGACCCTTCGACTTTACGAAAAGGAGGGCCTTGTTGTACCGGAAAGGACAGAGGGCAATACCAGGCTGTATTCAGAAAGGGACGTGGAACGTCTAAGGTCTATTCTTCTCCTTACACGGGACATGGGGGTAAATTTAGCAGGGATTGAGATTATACTCAGGATGAGAGATCAGGTGGAAAAGATGCAGCGTGAGATGGGAGACTTGATGTTATACATAAAGGAGGAACTACGAAAAGAGTTATTCGAAAAACTAAATGCAAACTCATCGTCAGGGCCGATAAAGCTTAACGAGAAATATAGTTCAGGAAAGCAGAATAAGAAGATAATAAGAGTTAAGGTGGAAAAAGTCAGGAGAAAGTCAGATGCAGATAAATAAATTAACTTACAAGGCACAGGAAGCTTTAACTGAAGCGCAAAAGACAGCCGAGGGCTATAATCACCAGCAGGTTGACACAGTGCATCTGCTGCTGTCACTGATAAAACAAAAGGACGGGATAGTCCCTCAAATTATTAAGAGACTGGGAGCTGACGTAACAAATATTGAAAAGGAATTAAACAGAGAACTGGAGAGGGCGCCGAGGATTTCCGGTCCGGGACAAATAGGACAGATATACATAACCCAGCAGCTTAATGACACCTTTAGTACGGCAGAAAAAGAGGCTGAACAGCTTCGTGATGAATATGTAAGTACAGAACACATACTAATGGCCCTGTCTGAGATTAATAGTTCCGTATC contains:
- a CDS encoding helix-turn-helix transcriptional regulator — translated: MRTRGFSKKSPNFIRKTPEIKYLGADKVLRDDIDTPLYMIGIVAQMLSIHPQTLRLYEKEGLVVPERTEGNTRLYSERDVERLRSILLLTRDMGVNLAGIEIILRMRDQVEKMQREMGDLMLYIKEELRKELFEKLNANSSSGPIKLNEKYSSGKQNKKIIRVKVEKVRRKSDADK
- the dnaJ gene encoding molecular chaperone DnaJ, with product MAKRDYYDVLGVSRDADEKQLKKAFRKFARKHHPDLNPNDKGAEQRFKEVNEAYEILSDPAKRKQYDAYGHAAFDAGFQGSEGFRTQTSGFDPRAAQDRGFGSIFEDIFGDVFSGRRGAQPAPETGRDLQYNLEIDLRDAYHGTSTYVNIQKESPCDRCSGTGDEPGAARTTCKNCKGKGTIDIGTGSMRYPSTCPQCNGRGRTITPCSSCGGRGTKLKTEQIMVKIPPGVDNGTKVRVTGKGGAGLRGGRSGDLFIVTSIRPDRFYERKGDDLYCDVPVTVSEAALGAKIEVPTMDGTASMTIPSGTQGGQLFRLKGKGMPHLKGGGSGDQYVKVTMSIPKNLTDEDKGLFKKISELYKENPRDKILRSR
- the mtnA gene encoding S-methyl-5-thioribose-1-phosphate isomerase translates to MVPTIEWKNGIVSMLDQTKLPVEVVYFECKTYQDVARGIKELIIRGAPAIGVAAAMGIALGVRDIKANDFAGFYSEMEKICSHIGSTRPTAVNLFWAIERMKKIAAVNKEKPINTIKDILLEESGRVLTEDIEANMAMGRHGSSFIKTGDTILTHCNAGALATAGYGTALGVIRAAKEEGKDIKVFADETRPVLQGARLTAWELMEDGINVTLITDNMAGYFMKKGMINLCIVGADRIARNGDAANKIGTYSVAVLAREHGIPFYVAAPVSTIDFNIPSGDHIPIEERNPEEVSHVFGKVQIAPAKVNIANPAFDVTPAKYITAIITEKGAFKPQDICKLAPKQ
- the mtgA gene encoding monofunctional biosynthetic peptidoglycan transglycosylase, which produces MKKILYIILISFISISLVYIFFIPNVSGLKKKNPKISSMMEYRIAQWKKTGNKKRISQAWVPVSRISPYLIKAVLIAEDDKFWSHDGFDYEAIQKAVEKNIKAGRFKAGGSTISQQLAKNLYLTPEKSIIRKIREAIITWRIERALSKRRILEIYLNVVEWGDGIFGAESAARHYFGKSAADLDPLEAARLASVLPNPIKYNPSGGQRYVVNRSNVIYNVMVRRGIVIPVYEEIQEEVIIENPTPDHTPVDTGEVPMKQEETSK